A segment of the uncultured Desulfobulbus sp. genome:
TTCCGTTTTTCAATAGCTCCCAGGAGACTCAACAAGGGGCGGCAACAACTGCTGCACCTCGGGCACACTCCACTGCATTCTTCCTGACAAGGTTGCCACGTTGATCTGGTTTAAGCCATGGGCGATCTCCTCAAAGCTCTTTCCCTTGGCACGAAGGCGCTGAATAGAACGTGAGAGCTCTTCCTGGGAGTAGATTTTTTTCTGGACTCCTGCTGCCGTTGTCCGCTCGACCTCGGCTTCCAGCTCTTCTGAGTTGGCAATGACCGAGGGCGCTATCTCAGGCATCTCAACCACCTCGTAGATCCCCTCATTGCGCACCTCCATCTCCGGTACCTCATCAAACTCTTCAGGCATTTGCGGAGCAGAGACCACAGAGGTAGTGTCCGGGGGCATCGGGTTGTATTCGAGCTGCAGCCCAACCATCAAGCGCATGAGGTCATCAATCTGACGATCACGACGGGAAAGTTGCACCCGCATATCTTCAAGCTGCTCTTTTAACAACGCTATCTGGTCTTTATAGGCGGAGAGCAGATCCCCGAGGTAACTCTCGACATTCTCAGCTGGCGTCATTGGGGCAGACCTCTGCGCAGGCGGCGCTGCCGCGGGGCTGCTTGTTTCAGCATCACGGGCATAGGTCGACAAAAGCTGCCTCCCTTCATCCCAGCGTTCCAGGTCAGCATAACGAAAACGAACCTCCTGCTTTCCGGTACTCGGATTGAGGATCAATTTAAACGGAAGCCCCCGTTTGCGATAACGGCTAATGGATTTGGTAGAGACCTTTAAAAATTCTGCGGCCTCCTTCTGGGTAACCACATACTCGCTCTCACTCATGCCCACCTCGTTCTTAGGTACACTCCAAACCGCTCCCTTCGGCCACCAAAGTGCGGCCGGTGGAGATCACCGCCCGAAAAAATGCGTCGATTTCAGCTCTATCGACATTGATATTGGTAATAAGCAGCCGCATAACCAGTTCGCCATTGACCAGCCCCGTCCCCACCAGTGTTTGCCCACTACGATGCAACCTATTGCGCAGGGTGGTGGTAAAAGCTGCGTGCTCGCTTCCATGGGGGGGCCGAAAACGAAAGCAAAGATTAAACGACTCCCTGGGTACGACCAGCTCTAAATCATCAGCTTGGGTAATCTGCTCTTCTGCATAGTGGCACAATTCCAAATATTTTTCCACCCGAGCGGCCAACCCTGCCTGCCCATAAAATTTCCAGTCAAGAAACCATTTCAGACTGTCCACACGGCGCCCGCACTGCAATGACATGGTTCCCAGATCGCGGACCTCGCCGTCCTCCCCCTCACGAAAAATATAACTTTCATCACCCGAGCTGCAGACCTCACGTAACACATGGGGACGTCGGTTAAATAAAAGCACATTACACATCAGGGCAGCACCCAGCATTTTATGAAAATCGAGGGTGAACGAATCCGCCTGCTCAAGAAACGGTACAAATTGTTTTCTCAGGGATTCGCTTAAAATTACAGCTCCGCCCCAGGCACCATCCACGTGCAGCCAGAACCTATAACGATCACGCAATGTCAAAAGCGGTTCAATCGGATCATAGGCTCCACGGACTGTTGTCCCGGCAGTGGCTGCGACCCAGAAAGGAATACCTCCCTCGTCCACCACCCGTTGTATTTCCTGCTCAAGAATCTCCATGCGCATTCGTCCATGCTCGTTAACTGGGATCTTGATCAGATGATGAGCACCCAGGCCAAGAATATTGGCGGCCCTGTCCATTGAGTAATGGGCATCGGCATTGACAAAACCAAAAAGCTCTGGACGCCCGAAAAGACCTGTATTTTTAATATCGCCGGTAAGAGTATTGCGTGCCGCCATCATGGCAATCATGTTGGCATTGGATGACCCGGTGGTCATCTGGCCACTGCCGTTTTTGAACCCCACCAGATCCAGCATGGTCCGCAGCATGTATTTTTCCATCAAGGTGGAGACCGGCGCGGTCTCATAGGTGCAGGCCGAGGTATTTGTTATGGCTGCGACCATTTCTCCAATGATGGAAGGCGGGTTGGCACCTGCCCACATGCGATTCACATACCCCGGATGATTGGTTTTGACCGCGTAGGCCAGATATTGCTCGACCCAATCAAAAAGTGCATCCCAATCGCCCTGTTGTCCCTGTTGTTCGAGATGCAACCGCTGCCGTAACAGCTCCGGTTCCAGGTAGTCGACAAAATTGCCGGTTTCCCGTTCCTGAGCGTAACGAGCAAGCACCTGCAACAACCGCTCGAAGATTTTTTCCTGCTTCATTCGTCCCGTGAATGCTCCCTGTGATCAGTGCCCTTTGTCGCCTGCCTGCGTTTGGCACAGGCGATTTTCTTTGCATCGCAAAGCAATGTGTACAACTTGTCCCTCAATATCCTTCGAGAAGATCAAGCCTGTTTCTTTCGACTGGTGCAACACAAAACGATCATGCACTGTCGTCTATTTCCGGCTGTTTCTCTGAAGATTCCATGGTCGGGGAGGTATACAAAGCCTTCACAAGTGCCACTTTTGAATAAACATTCAAAAGTGAGAAGGAATGTGACTATTTACGATGCCATCACAATTCAAAATAACGCAACCTGAAAGCACCCCGGCGAAAGGAGATCAACTGCCGGGTGGAAAACTATCTACTACTGGCGTTTTTGCAAGGCCGTTTCCCGGAAAATAGCTGCAGACGATTCCGTCCCCCTGGGCAGCAAAAAATCTGAAAAACGTGCAAAATCGATTGCTCATATACTACAGGGAGAACGGATAATCGAATAGAAATTGGCCCAAATGAGTAAGTTACACTAGGAAGAAGACGTTTAAGAAGGGATTAATCGGTTGAATTTCCCGGAAGGCAAAGCATGATAAAAAATTGCAACAGCACGAATTCCCGTACAAACACAAGCACATCCCGCCATTTCAGGGTGCATTAAGGGTATCGAGATAGATCATTCCCTCAAGCAGTAAATGATCGACGCGCTCCTGGAACTGGCTCACGGCCCCTATCGGTTCTTCACCCGGATAAAAAGCAAAGGATCCCTCCTGCCAGGCAAGGGATTCGTAGAAGGCTCGCTTTACCTGCTGCCCCAATGAATCGTCCAGATGCTGGGGATTGACATACCCATGCTCTATCAGAAGCTGGCCAAGAGGCCGCGGCGGAGAGCTCTGCTCATGTAACTGAAGGCATTCTTCCAGTTGAGCCGGGGTAATCACCCCATTTTCTAGAAGAAGCGCACCAATTCGATGGGGATTAACCCGCAGGGTTCCATGGACAAAGATCCCTGCAGAAAAATAAAAATCCCCATCATTATTCTGGGCCCGCACCACCAATTTACCCGTGAGAGCTGCCAGATCAATGAGTTGAAAGATATTATCCAGACTCACGGCAGCAATATTGCCCTGAAACCCAATTGAATCCATGTTTTTTCTGGACTCAGTATTTGACGTCTGACCAAAGCCAACAGACATGAGATAGATTCTCCATAGACAAAAGACATAACATGCAGCACATGTATCTACTTTTGCATGTTCCTGAAGAATGTCAAGGATTCAGTCATTCTACCTGGGTGATCCCCTCTGGCCCCTGGGTTAAAGGCTGCGGTCCGGCCTCACCTAACACGAAGGTGTTCTCAATACCAATGGCGCCCTCTGCAAAAACGAATTTTGGCTCAAGAGCAAAGGTCATTCCCGCTGCCAGAGGCATCTTCACCCCTTTGGCAAAGATAGGGTACTCGTCCAGCTCAAGCCCAACACCATGTCCGACAAAACGAACCCGATCCATCCCCATCCCCATATAATGTTCAGCCAAGCCCATCTCTTCGGCCACAGCCAGCGAGCGCGCGTAGACCTCTTCGCACAGTACCCCTGGGCGCATCATCTGCACCAGCTCCTCCTGAATTTTCAGCGCAGCAGCATGGGCCTGGCGCAATAGCGGCGAAACATCGCCCATGACAAACATGCGGGCGCAATCAGCAGTGTAGCCGTTAACCACACAGGTGTAGTCGATATAAATGATCTCATCTCTGGCAATTGTTTTCCAGCCCGCACCGTGGGGATTATTGGCCGGAGTCAACCCAGGGCCTCCCACCGGTCCGTCAAAGTAGGTTGGGGCAGCACCGCTGGCACCGGTGTTGACATTGCCCATGAAGAAATCCTGATTAAAAGCGCGCATCTTGGAGCAGCCGCTGTAGCCACCCCGACGCAGGCTGGCCTCAAAGAGGCTGGCCAGTTCAATTTCGCTCATGCCTTCGCGCAACCAACCGGGGACCTCGGCAAAAACCGAATCGAGGACCGCGCAGGAATGCAGCATCAACTCCAGTTCATAGGGTGACTTGATGGTGCGAATACGTTTAACGCTATCAGAGATATCGCTGAAGGAGGTTTCCTGAAAAACTTTATCGTAAAATTTCCAGGTATTGTAGGGGATAATATCCAGCTCAAGCCCTATCTTTTCCTGGGCAAAGCCCTTTTCCTCCAACAAAGCCGGAATGGCTTTCAGGCTCTTCACCTCAAGAATCTCTTCCAGTGGAGATTCTGTACAGGCTCGGGCAAAACTTTTGCGCACCATGAAAAGCGGCTTGCCTGCGCGCGGTATAAAAAGATGGCCGGACTGAGAGGTACCACTGAAGTAGAACAGGTTGGTATGGTGGATGATCAAGGCTCCATCAAGATCCAGCTGATCGATGATCGTCTGAAACTGCGCGATGCGGGCATCAATCTCAGATTTAGGGGTATAGCGCATCTCTTGCATGAATATCGCTCCCGACTGAAGGTTTAGTTAGGTTCCGACTCTTCCAATGCTGCATAGATGACAAAGCTGTCTTGCCAGCTCCCTCTGTGGGGAAGGCACTTCATTAGCTGACAAAACAAGGAGTTAGCAGGAAAGATCTTAGAAAACTAGTCTTCAACCCAGGTTCTGTCAATGAAAGATCCTGAATCCGTGACGGCGGGTGGGCACTGATCAATGCTCACGGATTCAGGAAAGATGAAAACATCCTCCAAGAAAGGGACTTCTGCACACCGATGGCAGGCGCAAATCAGGAAAGGCGGTTTTTGAAATCCTGGTAGTCAAAACGCCGGACCAGGAAACAGGTATCTTTTTCAGGTTGATAGCGCATGATCGCGGGCAGTTGCACCCCATTAAAGGTATTCGTCTTGACCATGGTATAGATGGCCATATCGGTGAAGACGACCTTGTCACCGGCCACCAAAGGACGATCAAAGGAATACTCGCCCGCCACATCACCCGCCAGGCAGGAAAGTCCACCGATACGACAGGTCCAGGACTTCTCTCCAGGCTCACCAGCCCCCACAATATGCGGTCGATAGGGCATTTCCAGTACATCTGGCATGTGTGCGGGCACAGAGCCATCGATGATGACCACCGGCATATCCGCAGCCACCACGTCAAGCACGCTTGCCACCAGATAGCCGCTGTTCAGGGCCACGGCTTCTCCGGGCTCCAGGTAGACCTGCACCTGCCATTTTTTCTGGAATCGCAGAATAATGTTGATGAGCAGGTCAAGATCATAGCCAGGACGGGTGATATGATGGCCACCGCCAAAATTCACGTAGTCCATCTGGCCCAGGACATCGCCCCAGGAGGCTTCAACCGCTGCCACGGTACGCTCAAGACAGTCGGCATCCTGCTCACAGAGGTTATGCCAGTGCAGGCCGCTGATCCCGGCAAGCAGTTCGGGACGAAAATCCGCCCGTCGAATCCCCAGGCGGGACCCAGGCGCACAGGGATCATAGATGGGCGTTGCCCCTTCCGAGTGTTCCGGGTTGATACGCAGGCCAAACTCCAGCTGACGCCCAGCCTGTACAGCGCTCTCTTGGGCCAGGGAGCGAAAACGCTGCCACTGGTTAAGGGAGTTAAAAACGAGATGATCGCTGGTCATGGCCAGCTCCCGAATGTCAGCCTCAGAGTAGGCAGCTGCAAAGCTGTGGACCTCACGGGCAAACTCTTCCCGGCCGAGCCTGGCCTCATGCGGCGAGCTGCAGCAGACACCATCGAGTGTTTCTCGTAACAGGGGAAAGACCGCATGCATGGCAAAGCATTTCAGCGCCAGAAGGATCTTGCAACCGGTGGCTTTTTTCACCGACTCCAAAATTGCCAGGTTATCGGTAAGTAAGCCCTCATCCACCACAAAGGCTGGCGTATCAATTATGGCCGGATCAAAACGGTAGCCGATCCGGCCATCAAAACGCGGGCGATCCGTTTCGCTCACAGTTCCACCACAACCCAGGGCAGCCCGTGCTGGTTAAGATCCTCCATGAAGGGATCCGGATCGAACTGCTCCATATTCCACACACCTTGCGCTTTCCACAATCCTTGCAGCATCATCTTGGCACCGATCATGGCAGGCACACCGGTGGTATAGCTGATCGCCTGGGAACCGACCTCGTTATAGGCGGCTTCGTGGCTGCAGATGTTATAGATATAGATCTGTTTTTCTTTGCCATCTTTAACCCCTTTCATCAGACAGCCGATGCAGGTCCGCCCTTTGGTCAAAGGCCCGAGGGAAGCGGGCTCGGGCAGGACCGCTTTTAAGAATTTGATCGGCACGATCTCGGTCCCCTTATAGTTCACCGGATCGATGCGGGTCATGCCCACGTTTTCCAGGACACGCAAGTGGGTGAGGTACTGCTCGGAGAAAGTCATCCAAAAACGGGCCCGCTTGAGTCCTTTCAGGTTCTGCACCAGGGATTCCAACTCCTCATGGTACATGAGGAAACACTTCTTCGGCCCGATTCCCTCCGGAAAATCATAATTCATGGACCAAGAGAGCGGATCGGTTTCCACCCACTCGCCATGCTCCCAGTAACGGCCGCGCTGGGTGATCTCGCGAATATTGATTTCCGGGTTGAAGTTGGTGGCAAAGTGCTGCCCATGATCACCGGCATTGCAGTCAATGATATCCAGGGTATGGATCTCATCAAAATAGTGTTTCTGGGCATAGGCACAGTAGACATTGGTCACCCCGGGATCAAACCCCGAGCCCAGCAGCGCCATGAGCCCGGCCTTTTCAAAACGCTCTTTGTAGGCCCACTGCCATTTGTATTCAAATTTGGCCTCATCGGGCGGCTCGTAGTTGGCGGTATCCAGGTAGTCGATACCCGCCTCAAGGCAGGCGTCCATCAGGGGCAGGTCCTGGTACGGCAGGGCCACATTGAGCACCAGATCCGGCTTAATTTGGTGTAAGAGCGCCACGGTCTGACTCACATTATCGGCATCGACCTGGGCCACATCCACCACCACACCGGTCCGTTCTTTGACCGAAGCGGCAATGGCTTCACATTTGGA
Coding sequences within it:
- a CDS encoding pyridoxal-dependent decarboxylase — its product is MKQEKIFERLLQVLARYAQERETGNFVDYLEPELLRQRLHLEQQGQQGDWDALFDWVEQYLAYAVKTNHPGYVNRMWAGANPPSIIGEMVAAITNTSACTYETAPVSTLMEKYMLRTMLDLVGFKNGSGQMTTGSSNANMIAMMAARNTLTGDIKNTGLFGRPELFGFVNADAHYSMDRAANILGLGAHHLIKIPVNEHGRMRMEILEQEIQRVVDEGGIPFWVAATAGTTVRGAYDPIEPLLTLRDRYRFWLHVDGAWGGAVILSESLRKQFVPFLEQADSFTLDFHKMLGAALMCNVLLFNRRPHVLREVCSSGDESYIFREGEDGEVRDLGTMSLQCGRRVDSLKWFLDWKFYGQAGLAARVEKYLELCHYAEEQITQADDLELVVPRESFNLCFRFRPPHGSEHAAFTTTLRNRLHRSGQTLVGTGLVNGELVMRLLITNINVDRAEIDAFFRAVISTGRTLVAEGSGLECT
- the nspC gene encoding carboxynorspermidine decarboxylase, coding for MSETDRPRFDGRIGYRFDPAIIDTPAFVVDEGLLTDNLAILESVKKATGCKILLALKCFAMHAVFPLLRETLDGVCCSSPHEARLGREEFAREVHSFAAAYSEADIRELAMTSDHLVFNSLNQWQRFRSLAQESAVQAGRQLEFGLRINPEHSEGATPIYDPCAPGSRLGIRRADFRPELLAGISGLHWHNLCEQDADCLERTVAAVEASWGDVLGQMDYVNFGGGHHITRPGYDLDLLINIILRFQKKWQVQVYLEPGEAVALNSGYLVASVLDVVAADMPVVIIDGSVPAHMPDVLEMPYRPHIVGAGEPGEKSWTCRIGGLSCLAGDVAGEYSFDRPLVAGDKVVFTDMAIYTMVKTNTFNGVQLPAIMRYQPEKDTCFLVRRFDYQDFKNRLS
- a CDS encoding DUF4388 domain-containing protein, with product MDSIGFQGNIAAVSLDNIFQLIDLAALTGKLVVRAQNNDGDFYFSAGIFVHGTLRVNPHRIGALLLENGVITPAQLEECLQLHEQSSPPRPLGQLLIEHGYVNPQHLDDSLGQQVKRAFYESLAWQEGSFAFYPGEEPIGAVSQFQERVDHLLLEGMIYLDTLNAP
- a CDS encoding Xaa-Pro peptidase family protein; this encodes MQEMRYTPKSEIDARIAQFQTIIDQLDLDGALIIHHTNLFYFSGTSQSGHLFIPRAGKPLFMVRKSFARACTESPLEEILEVKSLKAIPALLEEKGFAQEKIGLELDIIPYNTWKFYDKVFQETSFSDISDSVKRIRTIKSPYELELMLHSCAVLDSVFAEVPGWLREGMSEIELASLFEASLRRGGYSGCSKMRAFNQDFFMGNVNTGASGAAPTYFDGPVGGPGLTPANNPHGAGWKTIARDEIIYIDYTCVVNGYTADCARMFVMGDVSPLLRQAHAAALKIQEELVQMMRPGVLCEEVYARSLAVAEEMGLAEHYMGMGMDRVRFVGHGVGLELDEYPIFAKGVKMPLAAGMTFALEPKFVFAEGAIGIENTFVLGEAGPQPLTQGPEGITQVE
- a CDS encoding helix-turn-helix domain-containing protein, which gives rise to MSESEYVVTQKEAAEFLKVSTKSISRYRKRGLPFKLILNPSTGKQEVRFRYADLERWDEGRQLLSTYARDAETSSPAAAPPAQRSAPMTPAENVESYLGDLLSAYKDQIALLKEQLEDMRVQLSRRDRQIDDLMRLMVGLQLEYNPMPPDTTSVVSAPQMPEEFDEVPEMEVRNEGIYEVVEMPEIAPSVIANSEELEAEVERTTAAGVQKKIYSQEELSRSIQRLRAKGKSFEEIAHGLNQINVATLSGRMQWSVPEVQQLLPPLVESPGSY
- a CDS encoding saccharopine dehydrogenase family protein produces the protein MSHVLIIGAGGVGSVVVHKCAQITEVFSKITLASRTLSKCEAIAASVKERTGVVVDVAQVDADNVSQTVALLHQIKPDLVLNVALPYQDLPLMDACLEAGIDYLDTANYEPPDEAKFEYKWQWAYKERFEKAGLMALLGSGFDPGVTNVYCAYAQKHYFDEIHTLDIIDCNAGDHGQHFATNFNPEINIREITQRGRYWEHGEWVETDPLSWSMNYDFPEGIGPKKCFLMYHEELESLVQNLKGLKRARFWMTFSEQYLTHLRVLENVGMTRIDPVNYKGTEIVPIKFLKAVLPEPASLGPLTKGRTCIGCLMKGVKDGKEKQIYIYNICSHEAAYNEVGSQAISYTTGVPAMIGAKMMLQGLWKAQGVWNMEQFDPDPFMEDLNQHGLPWVVVEL